The following is a genomic window from Chlamydiota bacterium.
TCGACATCAAACTTTTCGGGTTTTTAAAACAACGTTTTGTTTCTCTTAATTTGACCATTAGAATTTTAGGTTCGATTGTTTTTATCCAATTTTTAGATTCTGCTTTCTTTTCATTTTTAGGTCTCTATGGTCTTGTACATAATTTACGGCACGTCATCTTGGTCAGCTTTATTATAAAACTCATTGTGATTGCGTTTTCTGTTCCCTTCGTACCACTTCTTCAACGATGGATCCCCAAAGAAAAAACTACACATGACCTTTTTTAAAATACTTCACACTTCTAAAAAATCCAAAGCGCGGGTTGGTGTCATTCAAACACCTCATGGCAATATCACCACCCCCAATTTTGTTGCTGTTGGCACCAACGGGACACTTAAGGCTTTAGATAATGTTCTTTTAGACCAATTGGGACAAGAACTTATCTTTTGCAATACCTACCATCTATTTTTGCAGCCAGGAACCCACGTGATTAAACAAGCAGGCGGCCTGCATTCATTTATCAAAAGAAAAGGTCCTATCATTACAGATTCTGGAGGATTTCAAATTTTTAGCCTCGCTTATGGAAGTGTGGCAAGTGAACTAAAATCTAAAGGACAAAAACAACAAAATAAAACGCTTTTAAAGGTGACCGAAGAAGGAGCCACTTTCCGTTCCTATATCGATGGTAAAACCATTTTTTTATCTCCTGAAATCTCTGTTCAAGCACAAAAGGATTTAGGCGCAGATATTATTATTCCATTAGATGAACTGCCCCCCTATCATATCAAAGGTATTGATTTAAAAAAGGCACTCGATCGCACACACCGATGGGAACAACGTTCACTTGATGAGCATAAAAAAGATCCAAAGGGCCAGCACATGTACGCTGTATTGCATGGAGGAATGGATTTTGATTTAAGGCAACATAGTTTAGATGTGCTGAAAAAGTTAGATTTCGATGGATTTAGTATTGGAGGCAGCCTTGGTAAAACCAAAAAAGAACTTTTTTCCTTACTTGAATGGTTAGTTCCCAAAATCCCCAAAGAAAAACCTAACCATCTCCTCGGAATTGGAGATTTAGAATCCGTAGATTTTGCCCTAAAACATGGAATTGACACTTTTGATTCAAGTTATCCGACAAGGTGTGCGCGTCATGGGATGCTTTTAACCAAACACGCGCCCTTAAAAATCACCCAAGGCAAATACAAATTGGATTTTGGACCCATCGAACATGATTGTGTGTGCCCTACTTGCACGCATTATTC
Proteins encoded in this region:
- the tgt gene encoding Queuine tRNA-ribosyltransferase, with product MTFFKILHTSKKSKARVGVIQTPHGNITTPNFVAVGTNGTLKALDNVLLDQLGQELIFCNTYHLFLQPGTHVIKQAGGLHSFIKRKGPIITDSGGFQIFSLAYGSVASELKSKGQKQQNKTLLKVTEEGATFRSYIDGKTIFLSPEISVQAQKDLGADIIIPLDELPPYHIKGIDLKKALDRTHRWEQRSLDEHKKDPKGQHMYAVLHGGMDFDLRQHSLDVLKKLDFDGFSIGGSLGKTKKELFSLLEWLVPKIPKEKPNHLLGIGDLESVDFALKHGIDTFDSSYPTRCARHGMLLTKHAPLKITQGKYKLDFGPIEHDCVCPTCTHYSRAYLHHLFKAKELTSYTLATIHNVYFMIHKMKRMQQMILNDEI